A stretch of Pseudomonas taetrolens DNA encodes these proteins:
- the cyoB gene encoding cytochrome o ubiquinol oxidase subunit I, with amino-acid sequence MFGKLSWEAVPFHEPIVMVTIAMIALGGLALFAALTYYKKWTYLWTEWLTSVDHKKIGVMYIIVAMVMLLRGFADAVMMRTQLAMATEGSPGYLPPEHYDQIFTAHGVIMIIFMAMPFFTGLMNLAVPLQIGARDVAYPFLNSLSFWLLVSGVVLINLSLGVGEFAKTGWVAYPPLSGLQYSPGVGMDYYIWALQLSGLGTTLTGVNFLATVLKMRTPGMKLMDMPIFTWTCTWANVLIVASFPILTATLALLTLDRYMDFHIFTNELGGNPMMYVNLFWAWGHPEVYILILPAFGIFSEVISTFTGKRLFGHHSMVYASGAISVLGFMVWLHHFFTMGSGASVNAFFGLATMLISIPTGVKLFNWLFTIYQGRLRFTSQVLWTLGFMVTFAIGGMTGVLLAIPGADFVLHNSLFVIAHFHNVIIGGAVFGYIAGFSFYFPKAFGFKLNEKWGKAAFWFWCVGFFVAFMPLYALGFMGMTRRLNASTNPEWVPYLYVALFGAALIAIGIACQLIQLYVSIRDRKLAENACEHGDPWNAHTLEWSTSSPPPFYNFAVLPKADGIDPFTEAKENGTAYQAPAKYSPIHMPNNTATGVYMGALLTVFGFAMIWHIWWLAIAGLVGTVVVFVAHAARDDQGYMVPVETIERIEAEQHKRLVAAKAIPATRVETKLEQA; translated from the coding sequence ATGTTTGGTAAATTAAGTTGGGAAGCGGTCCCGTTCCACGAGCCGATTGTCATGGTCACCATTGCCATGATCGCGCTCGGTGGTCTGGCGCTGTTTGCAGCACTCACGTACTACAAAAAGTGGACCTACCTGTGGACTGAATGGCTAACGTCAGTCGACCACAAGAAAATCGGCGTGATGTACATCATCGTTGCCATGGTCATGCTGCTGCGCGGCTTTGCCGACGCCGTCATGATGCGTACCCAGTTGGCCATGGCCACCGAGGGCTCGCCTGGCTACCTGCCGCCTGAACACTATGACCAGATCTTCACCGCTCACGGTGTGATCATGATCATCTTCATGGCGATGCCATTCTTCACCGGCCTGATGAACCTTGCAGTGCCGCTGCAGATTGGCGCACGTGACGTGGCTTACCCGTTCCTGAACTCCCTGAGCTTCTGGCTGCTGGTATCCGGCGTTGTGCTGATTAACCTGTCGCTGGGCGTCGGCGAGTTCGCCAAGACCGGCTGGGTTGCTTATCCGCCGTTGTCGGGCTTGCAGTACAGCCCTGGCGTGGGGATGGACTACTACATCTGGGCGCTACAGCTATCGGGCCTGGGTACGACGTTAACCGGGGTTAACTTCCTGGCGACCGTACTGAAGATGCGCACCCCTGGCATGAAACTGATGGACATGCCGATCTTCACCTGGACCTGCACCTGGGCCAACGTCCTGATCGTGGCTTCGTTCCCGATCCTGACGGCTACCCTGGCACTGCTGACACTTGACCGCTACATGGATTTCCACATTTTCACCAATGAACTTGGTGGTAATCCAATGATGTACGTCAACCTGTTCTGGGCATGGGGTCACCCTGAGGTGTACATCCTGATTCTGCCAGCGTTCGGGATCTTCTCTGAAGTCATCTCCACGTTCACCGGCAAGCGTCTGTTCGGTCACCACTCGATGGTCTACGCCTCCGGCGCGATCTCGGTACTGGGCTTCATGGTTTGGCTGCACCACTTCTTCACCATGGGTTCGGGGGCCAGCGTCAACGCCTTCTTCGGCCTGGCGACGATGCTGATTTCGATCCCGACGGGGGTGAAGCTGTTCAACTGGCTGTTCACCATCTACCAGGGCCGTCTGCGCTTCACCAGCCAGGTTCTGTGGACCCTGGGCTTCATGGTGACCTTCGCTATCGGCGGCATGACTGGCGTACTGCTGGCCATCCCGGGTGCTGACTTCGTACTGCACAACAGCCTGTTCGTAATTGCTCACTTCCATAACGTGATCATCGGCGGCGCGGTATTCGGTTACATCGCAGGCTTCAGCTTCTACTTCCCTAAAGCGTTCGGCTTCAAACTGAACGAGAAGTGGGGCAAGGCAGCGTTCTGGTTCTGGTGCGTCGGCTTCTTCGTGGCCTTCATGCCGCTCTATGCACTGGGCTTCATGGGCATGACCCGTCGTCTGAACGCCAGCACCAACCCTGAGTGGGTGCCTTACCTGTACGTTGCTCTGTTCGGCGCGGCACTGATCGCTATCGGTATCGCCTGCCAACTGATCCAGCTGTACGTCAGTATCCGCGACCGCAAGCTGGCAGAGAACGCCTGCGAGCACGGCGATCCATGGAATGCACACACGCTGGAATGGTCGACTTCGTCGCCACCACCGTTCTACAACTTTGCTGTACTGCCAAAAGCTGACGGTATCGACCCGTTCACCGAAGCCAAGGAAAACGGTACTGCGTACCAGGCTCCGGCCAAGTACTCGCCGATTCACATGCCTAACAACACCGCTACCGGTGTGTACATGGGTGCTTTGCTGACCGTGTTCGGTTTCGCAATGATCTGGCACATCTGGTGGTTGGCGATCGCTGGTCTGGTAGGCACTGTCGTGGTCTTCGTTGCCCACGCTGCCCGTGACGACCAAGGCTACATGGTGCCGGTTGAGACCATCGAGCGTATCGAGGCCGAGCAGCACAAGCGTCTGGTAGCCGCCAAAGCAATCCCGGCTACTCGTGTTGAAACCAAGTTGGAACAGGCTTAA
- the cyoD gene encoding cytochrome o ubiquinol oxidase subunit IV — protein sequence MANAHSDGANHGSVKSYAIGFILSVILTVIPFGLVMYPSLPKFTTLAIVLLFAVVQVVVHLVYFLHLDRSPAQRNNVTALVFAALVIVLLVGLSLWIMFSIHTEMMAK from the coding sequence ATGGCTAACGCACATTCCGACGGCGCCAACCACGGCAGCGTGAAGTCCTATGCGATCGGCTTCATCCTGTCGGTGATCCTGACCGTTATTCCGTTCGGGCTGGTGATGTACCCATCGCTGCCCAAATTCACCACTCTGGCGATCGTGCTGTTGTTCGCTGTCGTGCAAGTGGTTGTTCACCTGGTGTACTTCCTGCACCTGGACCGTTCGCCTGCACAACGCAACAACGTCACGGCGCTGGTATTCGCAGCCCTGGTTATTGTGCTGCTGGTGGGCTTGTCCCTGTGGATCATGTTCAGCATCCACACTGAAATGATGGCGAAGTGA
- a CDS encoding DUF924 family protein — translation MTTIKSEQPLTPQTVIEFWTQAGPKHWFAKSEAFDNRFRETFFTAHFQAARRELEHWTGDAEGALALLILLDQYPRNAFRGTAHMFATDPLARLYARQMIDAGMDKQIDASLRLFCYLPFEHSEEAADQQLSLALHRQLSPELDKWAKEHADIIERFGRFPHRNAMLGRQTSEAERAFLESGGFAG, via the coding sequence ATGACCACGATCAAAAGTGAACAGCCACTGACACCGCAAACAGTGATCGAGTTCTGGACGCAGGCCGGTCCCAAGCACTGGTTCGCCAAAAGTGAGGCGTTCGATAACCGGTTTCGCGAGACCTTTTTCACGGCTCACTTTCAGGCCGCCCGACGTGAGCTGGAACACTGGACCGGCGATGCCGAGGGCGCGTTGGCATTGCTCATCCTGTTGGATCAATACCCGCGCAACGCTTTTCGCGGCACGGCTCATATGTTCGCGACCGACCCGCTGGCACGTTTGTATGCTCGCCAAATGATCGACGCTGGTATGGATAAACAGATCGACGCCTCATTGCGACTGTTTTGCTATTTGCCGTTCGAGCATTCAGAAGAGGCTGCGGATCAGCAGCTGTCGCTGGCATTGCATCGACAGCTGAGCCCCGAACTCGACAAATGGGCCAAAGAGCACGCCGATATCATTGAACGCTTTGGACGCTTTCCTCACCGCAACGCAATGCTCGGTCGGCAGACCTCAGAGGCCGAGCGGGCATTCCTGGAGAGTGGCGGGTTTGCCGGGTAA
- a CDS encoding cytochrome o ubiquinol oxidase subunit III produces the protein MSNLATHAGNAHGHDHEHDDHHHDSGETTIYGFWLYLMTDCILFASIFAVYAVLVNNVAGGPSGHDIFELPYVLGETALLLFSSITYGFAMLALFKGKKPQVLFWLAMTFLLGAGFIAMEINEFHLLISEGYGPSRSGFLSGFFTLVGTHGLHVTSGLIWMAIMMYQVQKNGLTSTNKTRLSCLSLFWHFLDVVWICVFTVVYLMGTL, from the coding sequence ATGTCGAACTTAGCGACTCATGCTGGAAACGCTCATGGTCATGACCATGAGCACGATGATCATCACCACGATTCGGGCGAGACAACCATTTATGGTTTCTGGCTCTACCTGATGACCGACTGCATCTTGTTTGCGTCGATCTTCGCGGTATACGCGGTATTGGTGAACAACGTTGCAGGTGGCCCGTCGGGCCACGACATCTTCGAACTGCCTTATGTACTGGGCGAAACTGCCCTGCTGCTGTTCAGCTCGATCACCTACGGCTTCGCCATGCTGGCGTTGTTCAAGGGCAAGAAGCCGCAGGTCCTGTTCTGGCTGGCCATGACGTTCCTGCTCGGTGCAGGCTTCATCGCCATGGAAATCAACGAGTTCCACCTGTTGATCTCCGAGGGCTACGGCCCTAGCCGCTCAGGCTTCCTGTCCGGCTTCTTCACCCTGGTCGGTACCCACGGTCTGCACGTGACCAGCGGTCTGATCTGGATGGCGATCATGATGTATCAGGTGCAGAAAAACGGCCTGACCTCGACCAACAAGACGCGCCTGAGCTGCCTGAGCCTGTTCTGGCACTTCCTGGACGTGGTGTGGATCTGCGTATTCACCGTTGTTTACCTGATGGGGACTTTGTAA
- the norR gene encoding nitric oxide reductase transcriptional regulator NorR: MTAKPLLTALLPLVADLSRDLPESERYRRLLQTLRALLPCDAAALLRLDGEWLVPLAVDGLSLDTLGRRFKVSEHPRFEALLSGPGPTRFPSNCELPDPYDGLVDGLTEHLEVHDCMGCPLFVDERPWGLLTLDALDPKRFEPIDLDDLQAFASLAGATVNVVQRIERLALRVEDEQQRAELYRQANGSPNKELIGQSKVHKRLLEEIALVGGSDLTVLITGETGVGKELVANAIHAASPRADKPMISLNCAALPDTLVESELFGHVRGAFTGATQDRRGKFELANGGTLFLDEVGELSLTVQAKLLRVLQSGQLQRLGSDLEHQVDVRLIAATNRDLAEEVRSGRYRADFYHRLSVYPLNVPALRERGRDVLLLSGFFLEQNRSRMGLGSLRLSPDAQAALVHYPWPGNVRELEHLIGRSALKALGNCTTRPRILTLTAADLDLPTTTRAAAVEAPEQVPHATGDLRLATENYQRQIIRACLERHQHNWASAARELGLDRANLGRMAKRLGLK; this comes from the coding sequence ATGACTGCAAAACCTTTGTTAACAGCACTCCTTCCCTTGGTCGCTGACCTGTCACGCGACCTGCCAGAAAGCGAGCGTTACCGACGCCTGCTGCAAACCTTGCGCGCCCTGCTTCCCTGTGATGCCGCGGCACTTCTGCGCCTTGATGGTGAGTGGCTGGTACCGCTGGCCGTCGATGGCTTGAGCCTCGATACGCTGGGGCGACGCTTTAAAGTCAGCGAGCACCCACGTTTCGAAGCACTGCTCAGCGGTCCCGGCCCCACTCGATTCCCCAGCAACTGTGAGCTGCCAGACCCTTACGACGGCCTGGTCGATGGCTTGACCGAACATCTCGAGGTGCACGATTGCATGGGCTGCCCACTGTTTGTCGACGAACGCCCCTGGGGCCTGCTGACCCTGGATGCTCTGGACCCGAAGCGCTTTGAGCCGATTGATCTGGATGACCTGCAGGCGTTTGCCAGCCTTGCTGGCGCGACAGTCAATGTCGTTCAGCGCATCGAGCGCCTGGCCTTGCGGGTCGAAGACGAGCAACAGAGAGCCGAGCTCTATCGACAGGCCAACGGCTCGCCAAACAAAGAGCTGATCGGCCAGAGCAAAGTCCACAAGCGCCTGCTCGAAGAAATCGCCCTGGTGGGTGGCAGCGACCTGACCGTGCTGATCACCGGCGAAACCGGGGTTGGCAAAGAACTGGTGGCCAACGCCATTCACGCGGCTTCGCCACGGGCCGATAAACCCATGATCAGCCTGAACTGCGCGGCACTCCCCGACACCCTGGTGGAAAGCGAGTTGTTTGGCCATGTACGCGGCGCTTTTACCGGGGCGACCCAGGACCGGCGGGGCAAATTCGAACTGGCCAATGGCGGCACCCTGTTTCTGGATGAAGTCGGCGAGCTGTCACTGACGGTTCAGGCCAAACTGCTGCGGGTGCTGCAGAGCGGGCAATTGCAGCGCCTGGGTTCAGACCTGGAACACCAGGTCGATGTGCGCCTGATCGCCGCGACCAACCGCGATCTGGCCGAAGAAGTGCGCAGCGGTCGCTACCGTGCCGACTTTTATCATCGCCTGAGTGTTTACCCGCTCAATGTGCCCGCTCTGCGTGAGCGCGGGCGCGACGTGCTGCTGTTGAGCGGTTTCTTTCTCGAGCAGAACCGCTCTCGCATGGGCCTGGGCAGCTTGCGCCTGAGCCCCGACGCGCAAGCGGCTCTGGTGCATTACCCATGGCCGGGCAACGTGCGCGAACTGGAACACCTGATTGGCCGCAGTGCGCTCAAGGCACTGGGTAATTGCACCACACGCCCGCGCATCCTGACCTTGACCGCCGCTGACCTGGACTTGCCCACAACCACCCGGGCCGCAGCCGTGGAAGCACCCGAACAGGTGCCGCACGCTACAGGCGATCTGCGCCTGGCCACTGAAAACTATCAGCGCCAGATCATCAGGGCCTGCCTGGAGCGTCATCAACACAACTGGGCGAGTGCCGCTCGCGAACTGGGGCTGGACCGGGCCAACCTGGGGCGGATGGCCAAGCGTTTGGGATTGAAATAA
- a CDS encoding disulfide bond formation protein B: MTEDMMRLGREKRFLVLLGLICLALIGGALYMQIVLGEAPCPLCILQRYALLFIAIFAFIGAAMPTRRSLTVFEGLVVLSAIGGIVAAGRHVYILANPAVSCGLDVLQPIVDGLPLAAVFPLGFQVDGFCSTAYPPVFGLSLAQWALLAFVLTSVLVPLGIYRNRK; this comes from the coding sequence ATGACGGAAGACATGATGCGGTTGGGCCGGGAGAAGCGTTTTCTGGTCCTGCTGGGGTTGATCTGCCTGGCACTGATCGGCGGTGCGCTGTACATGCAAATCGTGCTCGGTGAGGCGCCTTGCCCGCTGTGCATCCTGCAGCGTTACGCCTTGCTGTTTATCGCGATTTTCGCCTTTATTGGCGCGGCAATGCCTACCCGGCGTAGCCTCACGGTGTTTGAAGGATTGGTGGTGCTCAGCGCCATCGGAGGGATTGTCGCCGCCGGGCGTCACGTTTATATCCTGGCCAATCCGGCGGTCAGCTGTGGCCTGGATGTGTTGCAGCCGATTGTGGACGGCCTGCCTCTGGCAGCGGTTTTCCCGTTGGGGTTCCAGGTTGACGGCTTTTGCTCGACGGCCTATCCGCCGGTCTTCGGTCTGTCGCTGGCGCAGTGGGCATTGCTTGCCTTCGTGTTAACCAGCGTACTGGTGCCGCTGGGTATTTACCGGAATCGCAAATAA
- a CDS encoding chemotaxis protein, giving the protein MSSHTARADSLSLLLFTLRSGKLMAINLLKVSEIIPCPPLTKMPESHPHVKGIAVLRGASLSVIDLSRAIGEQPLLDPAGGCLIVTDVSRSKQGLHVQSVSKIIHCLSTDIRPPPYGSGKRSYITGVTQVDGVIVQVLDIEKVIHGITPARVEATPPALSPEEAQLLANARILVVDDSQVALQQSVITLRNLGLHCHTARSAKEAIERLLELQGTPDQINVLVSDIEMSEMDGYAFTRTVRDTPDFAHLYVLLHTSLNSAMNSEKARLAGANAVLTKFSSPELTQCLILAARTVTEQGY; this is encoded by the coding sequence ATGTCATCCCACACCGCTCGCGCAGATTCACTTTCGCTGCTGCTGTTTACCTTGCGCAGCGGTAAGCTGATGGCGATCAACCTGTTGAAAGTCAGTGAAATCATCCCCTGCCCACCGCTGACGAAAATGCCCGAGTCGCATCCTCACGTAAAAGGCATTGCCGTGTTGCGCGGTGCCTCTTTGTCGGTGATCGACTTGAGCCGTGCCATCGGTGAACAACCGTTGCTGGATCCAGCAGGCGGCTGCCTGATCGTCACGGATGTCAGCCGCTCCAAACAGGGTTTGCACGTGCAGTCGGTGAGCAAAATCATCCATTGCTTGAGCACCGATATTCGCCCGCCGCCCTACGGCTCCGGCAAGCGTTCATACATTACCGGTGTCACCCAGGTCGATGGCGTAATTGTGCAAGTACTCGATATTGAAAAAGTGATCCACGGTATTACCCCCGCCCGCGTGGAGGCGACCCCGCCAGCCTTGAGTCCTGAAGAGGCACAACTACTGGCCAACGCACGAATCCTGGTGGTGGATGACAGCCAGGTGGCGCTGCAACAATCGGTCATAACCCTGCGCAATCTGGGACTGCATTGCCACACGGCGCGCAGCGCGAAAGAAGCTATAGAGCGCCTGCTGGAACTGCAGGGCACCCCGGACCAGATCAACGTGCTGGTGTCTGACATCGAAATGTCGGAAATGGACGGCTACGCTTTCACCCGGACCGTGCGCGACACCCCGGACTTTGCCCACCTTTACGTGCTGCTCCACACCTCGCTGAACAGCGCGATGAACAGTGAGAAGGCGCGCCTGGCCGGGGCCAACGCTGTACTGACCAAGTTCTCGTCACCCGAGCTGACCCAATGCCTGATCCTTGCCGCTCGCACAGTGACCGAACAAGGTTACTGA
- the cyoE gene encoding heme o synthase: MSFKHFIQITKPGIIFGNVLSVAGGFFLASKGHFDLALFLAAVIGTSLVVASGCVFNNCIDRDIDIKMDRTKNRVLVQGLISLKVALIYATLLGVAGLVLLYRVANPLAALFAAIGFVIYVGLYSLYFKRKSVHGTLIGSLSGAMPPVIGYVAVSNSFDMAALTLLVMFSLWQMPHSYAIAIFRFNDYLAASIPVLPVKRGIKVAKKHILLYILAFLIATLMLTLGGYAGMSYMAVAAAMGMYWLYMAWTGYKAVDDKVWARKLFVFSIFTITALSVMMSLDFKVPTELLLTYAH, translated from the coding sequence ATGTCCTTTAAGCACTTTATCCAAATCACCAAACCGGGGATCATTTTCGGTAACGTGCTTTCTGTGGCAGGCGGGTTCTTCCTGGCCTCGAAGGGGCATTTCGATCTTGCCCTGTTCCTGGCCGCGGTGATCGGCACTTCTCTGGTGGTGGCGTCCGGTTGTGTGTTCAACAACTGCATCGACCGTGACATCGACATCAAGATGGACCGCACCAAAAACCGCGTGCTGGTACAAGGCCTGATTTCCCTCAAGGTGGCACTGATTTACGCCACCTTGCTGGGCGTCGCCGGTCTTGTCCTGCTGTATCGCGTGGCCAACCCGCTGGCGGCCTTGTTCGCTGCGATTGGCTTCGTGATCTACGTCGGTTTGTACAGCCTGTACTTCAAGCGCAAGTCGGTTCACGGCACGCTGATTGGCAGTCTGTCCGGTGCGATGCCGCCCGTTATCGGCTACGTGGCTGTGAGCAACAGCTTCGACATGGCCGCACTGACCCTGTTGGTGATGTTCAGCCTGTGGCAGATGCCGCATTCCTACGCGATTGCGATCTTCCGCTTCAACGATTACCTGGCCGCATCGATTCCGGTGTTGCCAGTGAAGCGCGGGATCAAAGTTGCCAAGAAGCACATCCTGCTCTACATCCTCGCGTTCCTGATTGCGACCCTGATGCTCACCCTCGGCGGTTACGCCGGCATGAGCTACATGGCCGTGGCAGCCGCGATGGGCATGTACTGGTTGTACATGGCCTGGACAGGCTACAAGGCAGTGGATGACAAGGTCTGGGCACGCAAGCTGTTCGTGTTCTCGATCTTCACCATCACCGCCCTGAGCGTCATGATGTCTCTGGACTTCAAAGTGCCGACTGAGTTGCTACTGACTTACGCGCACTAA
- the hmpA gene encoding NO-inducible flavohemoprotein — MLTAQDRAIVKSTVPLLESGGEALITHFYRMMLSEHPEVRSLFNQANQASGDQPRALANGVLMYARHIDQLDQLGDLVAKIINKHVALQILPEHYPIVGSCLLRAIEEVLGSDIATPEVLAAWGAAYNQLADILIGAEAAIYDEKAAAPGGWRGGRAFKLATRVQESAEITSFYFRPVDQQPILDFAPGQYIGMKLMIDGEEVRRNYSLSALAQVGHYRISVKREAGGVVSNYLHDRLQVGDTLELFPPAGEFTLTASEKPLVLISGGVGITPTLSMLEAALATQRPIHFIHCARNANVHAFRSWVDELAEQHPQLQRFYCYAESDEQGPVADHVGLLTEDVLAKWLPQERDVDAYFLGPKGFMSVVKRQLKALGVPEKQSRYEFFGPAAALE; from the coding sequence ATGCTTACTGCTCAGGACCGTGCCATCGTCAAATCTACAGTGCCCCTGCTGGAAAGCGGTGGCGAAGCCTTGATCACCCACTTTTACCGCATGATGCTTTCAGAGCATCCCGAGGTCCGCTCCCTATTCAATCAGGCGAATCAGGCCAGTGGGGATCAACCGCGAGCGCTGGCTAATGGCGTATTAATGTATGCCCGGCACATCGATCAGCTCGACCAATTGGGCGATCTGGTGGCCAAGATCATCAACAAGCACGTTGCCCTGCAAATCCTCCCCGAGCATTACCCGATTGTCGGCAGCTGTTTGCTGCGGGCGATTGAGGAAGTCCTGGGCAGTGACATTGCCACGCCTGAAGTGCTCGCCGCTTGGGGCGCAGCCTATAACCAATTGGCCGATATCCTGATTGGTGCCGAAGCGGCCATCTATGACGAAAAAGCGGCAGCCCCTGGCGGCTGGCGGGGTGGACGTGCGTTCAAGCTGGCCACCAGGGTCCAGGAAAGCGCAGAAATCACCTCGTTCTATTTCCGTCCTGTGGATCAGCAACCGATTCTCGATTTCGCACCGGGTCAGTACATCGGTATGAAGTTGATGATTGATGGCGAAGAAGTTCGCCGCAACTATTCATTGTCGGCATTGGCTCAGGTTGGCCATTATCGCATCAGCGTCAAGCGCGAAGCCGGTGGTGTGGTGTCGAACTACCTGCATGATCGCCTGCAGGTCGGTGACACCCTGGAGCTGTTCCCGCCGGCTGGCGAATTCACGCTGACCGCCAGCGAAAAACCGCTGGTGCTGATCAGTGGCGGTGTGGGCATTACCCCGACGCTGTCGATGCTGGAGGCCGCATTGGCGACCCAGCGCCCAATTCACTTCATTCACTGCGCCCGCAATGCCAATGTGCACGCGTTTCGCAGCTGGGTCGATGAGCTGGCTGAGCAGCACCCGCAACTGCAGCGCTTCTACTGTTATGCAGAGTCGGACGAGCAGGGGCCTGTGGCCGATCACGTGGGCCTGCTGACCGAGGACGTGCTCGCCAAGTGGCTGCCCCAAGAGCGTGATGTCGATGCTTACTTCCTGGGCCCTAAAGGGTTCATGAGCGTGGTCAAGCGCCAGCTCAAGGCGTTGGGTGTGCCAGAGAAGCAAAGCCGCTATGAGTTCTTCGGCCCGGCTGCAGCCCTGGAGTAA
- the cyoA gene encoding ubiquinol oxidase subunit II, with the protein MTKKRYPRLFGLLPLFGTLLLGGCNMTLLDPVGQVGIDEKNLIITATLLMLLVVIPVIAMTFIFAWKYRASNTKATYTPKWSHSTKIEVVIWTVPILIIIALGVITYKSTHALDPYRPLESDVKPITIEVVAMDWKWMFIYPEQGIATVNKIVFPANTPVNFRITSDTVMNSFFIPGLGGQIYAMAGMTTKLHLIANRNAEMEGISANYSGAGFTGMKFKAIATSQADFDAWVSEVKASPKQLDEAAYAALSVSSQNNPVELFSSYTPNLFQKIVDKYEGMTPGKPVKHEKKEVAGNDVVDTSSHSAAGAEE; encoded by the coding sequence ATGACTAAAAAAAGGTACCCCAGACTCTTTGGCTTATTGCCACTTTTCGGCACGTTGCTGCTGGGAGGCTGCAATATGACGTTGCTCGATCCGGTCGGGCAGGTCGGCATCGATGAAAAGAATCTGATCATCACTGCAACATTGCTCATGCTCTTGGTCGTGATCCCGGTGATCGCGATGACTTTCATCTTCGCGTGGAAATACCGGGCGTCGAACACGAAAGCCACCTACACACCGAAATGGTCGCACTCCACCAAGATCGAAGTCGTGATCTGGACTGTTCCTATCCTGATCATCATTGCTCTGGGCGTGATCACCTACAAGTCGACTCACGCACTGGACCCGTATCGTCCGCTCGAGTCTGACGTCAAGCCGATTACCATCGAAGTGGTGGCAATGGACTGGAAGTGGATGTTCATCTACCCGGAACAGGGTATCGCCACCGTCAACAAGATCGTGTTCCCGGCTAACACCCCGGTCAATTTCCGTATCACCTCTGACACGGTCATGAACTCGTTCTTCATTCCAGGTCTGGGCGGTCAGATCTACGCCATGGCCGGCATGACGACCAAGCTGCACCTGATTGCCAACCGCAACGCTGAAATGGAAGGCATCTCTGCCAACTACAGCGGTGCCGGTTTCACTGGCATGAAATTCAAAGCGATCGCGACTTCTCAGGCTGACTTCGATGCCTGGGTAAGTGAAGTCAAAGCGTCACCTAAACAGCTTGATGAAGCTGCATATGCCGCCTTGTCCGTCTCCAGTCAGAACAATCCCGTGGAGCTGTTCTCCTCGTACACACCGAACCTGTTTCAGAAAATCGTCGACAAGTACGAAGGTATGACACCAGGCAAGCCGGTCAAGCACGAGAAGAAAGAAGTGGCCGGGAATGACGTGGTGGACACAAGTTCGCATTCAGCTGCCGGGGCAGAGGAGTAA
- a CDS encoding GNAT family N-acetyltransferase: MNTECLLLRKDLRVALNAVQWPAHVSLVALCDDLLLPVHALLRLGYADASGSVEPFDIWSQRWRRDAEYDPQLCFIAMRDGDVIGVAHGWTSAYLKDLVVHARYQGQGIGRALLAQVFEAYKQRGEPWVDLKVMQSNVRARRMYERAGMVQVQRVEL, translated from the coding sequence ATGAACACTGAGTGCCTGCTGTTGCGCAAAGACCTGAGGGTTGCGCTCAACGCTGTGCAATGGCCAGCGCATGTCAGCCTTGTGGCCCTGTGCGATGACCTGCTACTGCCCGTCCATGCCTTGCTCCGCCTGGGATATGCCGACGCCAGCGGCAGCGTCGAACCTTTTGATATCTGGTCTCAGCGCTGGCGTCGGGATGCCGAATACGACCCGCAGCTGTGCTTTATCGCAATGCGTGACGGGGACGTGATCGGAGTGGCACATGGCTGGACCAGCGCTTATCTCAAGGACTTGGTCGTACACGCGCGCTATCAAGGGCAAGGAATTGGCAGAGCACTGCTGGCGCAGGTCTTTGAGGCATACAAACAGCGCGGTGAGCCCTGGGTTGACCTGAAGGTCATGCAGAGCAACGTGCGGGCTCGCCGAATGTATGAGCGAGCCGGCATGGTTCAGGTTCAACGCGTCGAGCTGTGA